The Bacteroidota bacterium genome contains a region encoding:
- a CDS encoding AAA family ATPase, with amino-acid sequence MENKSIFDFLHFSHPTKEQETVLRVMEDFVKDDNQFDFLVLCGAAGTGKTSITAALIGYLNSIEKSYKIAAPTGRAARILGRKAKTTTSTIHSMIYIPKADKETGKVTFKLKLGHNARPCVFIIDEASMIPKEKDIEANLFEVEKGLIFDLISFIKNSNVHNKIIFLGDKYQLPPIGEQQSFALNKDFLEQTFNLKGSAYLLTEVKRQEDGSYILENATEIRKAIDDHKKSHPIKGKHSKDIYTAAINYVQDMNKEGLEHSIAIGVSHKANSFFNDLVRNRIFGKAKQILEPGDLLMVTQNWFRNGVQLYNGDHVELLHVDWKIQEEVANLHFVAVKVRLLFVEKETIIEDYALVESLISIGGKIEGQKESELRKQRYIKNKIFSESNMPCDDRYVGALRLMYGHAITCNKAQGGEWKKVFINTLGIPSLKWQYTAVTRGINEIEKF; translated from the coding sequence ATGGAAAATAAATCAATATTTGATTTTCTTCACTTCTCTCATCCAACAAAAGAACAAGAAACAGTTCTTAGGGTGATGGAAGATTTTGTAAAAGATGATAATCAATTTGATTTCTTGGTTCTGTGTGGGGCTGCAGGAACCGGGAAAACATCCATAACCGCCGCATTAATTGGATATTTAAACAGTATTGAAAAGTCATATAAAATAGCTGCCCCGACTGGTAGAGCAGCCCGGATCTTAGGAAGAAAAGCAAAAACTACAACTTCCACCATTCACTCCATGATTTATATTCCTAAAGCGGATAAGGAAACAGGAAAAGTTACATTTAAGCTTAAATTGGGGCATAATGCAAGGCCTTGCGTTTTTATAATTGATGAAGCTTCTATGATTCCAAAGGAGAAGGATATTGAGGCAAATCTTTTTGAAGTGGAGAAAGGTTTGATATTTGATTTAATTTCTTTTATTAAAAATTCAAACGTCCATAATAAAATCATTTTTCTCGGCGATAAATACCAATTGCCTCCAATTGGCGAACAGCAATCCTTTGCACTAAATAAGGATTTTTTGGAACAAACATTTAATCTTAAAGGTTCAGCTTACTTGTTAACTGAAGTGAAGCGACAAGAAGATGGTAGTTACATACTAGAAAATGCAACTGAAATTCGAAAAGCAATTGATGATCATAAAAAGTCACATCCAATCAAAGGAAAACATAGTAAAGACATTTATACGGCCGCCATCAATTATGTTCAAGATATGAATAAGGAAGGGTTGGAGCATTCGATTGCGATTGGTGTTTCACATAAAGCGAATAGTTTTTTTAATGATCTAGTAAGAAATCGCATTTTTGGTAAGGCAAAACAAATTCTTGAGCCTGGAGATTTGCTCATGGTTACACAAAACTGGTTTAGAAATGGAGTCCAACTTTATAATGGAGATCATGTTGAGCTTTTACATGTTGATTGGAAAATTCAGGAAGAAGTAGCCAATTTGCATTTTGTGGCAGTAAAAGTTAGGCTGCTTTTTGTGGAAAAAGAAACGATTATTGAAGACTATGCTTTAGTGGAATCTTTGATTTCAATTGGGGGTAAAATTGAAGGGCAAAAGGAAAGTGAATTAAGAAAACAACGCTACATTAAAAATAAAATTTTTAGTGAGTCAAACATGCCATGTGATGACCGCTATGTGGGTGCGTTACGTTTGATGTATGGTCACGCAATTACTTGTAACAAAGCCCAAGGAGGTGAATGGAAAAAAGTATTCATCAATACGCTGGGTATACCCTCATTGAAATGGCAGTATACTGCGGTTACTAGAGGAATTAATGAAATAGAGAAATTTTAA
- a CDS encoding VWA domain-containing protein, with amino-acid sequence MSEKFNGLNLPAIQKGVGLSKDVKKEISSLDLTKKSEVNRILNSESPSIQKKILQEESGLDLVLVGDLTASMHVYHKLLKDNFKLLCKDLFALIPNMRIGIIFYLDHDSHLPYVTRVSKLSKDIEQLYHFIETTPVSTDGNSTFDEAVEDAFNDVVSLNWREVGSRSVVLFGDAQPMNHRKARMGTVTSI; translated from the coding sequence ATGAGCGAAAAATTTAATGGACTTAATCTTCCGGCTATTCAAAAGGGAGTCGGATTAAGCAAAGATGTAAAAAAAGAAATTTCATCTTTAGATTTGACTAAAAAAAGTGAAGTAAACCGGATTTTAAATTCCGAAAGCCCATCTATTCAGAAGAAAATTTTACAAGAAGAGAGCGGACTAGATTTAGTTTTAGTTGGTGATTTAACAGCCTCAATGCATGTTTACCACAAACTTTTAAAGGACAATTTTAAATTGCTGTGCAAAGATCTCTTTGCATTAATACCAAATATGCGAATTGGAATAATCTTTTATTTGGATCATGATAGCCATTTACCCTATGTAACAAGAGTATCCAAATTAAGCAAAGACATCGAACAACTTTACCATTTTATTGAAACAACACCGGTATCAACAGACGGCAATAGTACTTTTGATGAAGCTGTTGAAGACGCTTTTAATGATGTTGTTAGTCTTAATTGGCGAGAAGTTGGTTCACGCTCTGTTGTATTATTTGGAGATGCACAGCCCATGAACCACAGGAAAGCGAGAATGGGCACAGTTACTTCGATTTGA
- a CDS encoding J domain-containing protein → MKTKFDELDEKYATGTFKGFSTPIDEIDKNYEELKSYYLQIKEHIASQVNLPKSVAKWLANIEDCIFNADKFIKSWEFSESFRNIILGLATCKNYELLLSILQEFSDESEADATNSTSEKFTDWYEILDVEIDADPIEIKKAYRKAAKKYHPDKNPGNKEAEEKFKKAAEAYDILSDPEKRKEYDNKRNNYKQKQ, encoded by the coding sequence ATGAAAACCAAATTTGATGAACTCGATGAAAAATATGCTACTGGAACATTCAAAGGATTCAGCACCCCAATAGATGAGATAGACAAAAACTATGAGGAGTTAAAATCTTATTACTTACAAATTAAGGAACACATTGCTTCCCAAGTTAATTTACCTAAATCAGTAGCGAAATGGCTTGCCAATATTGAGGATTGCATTTTCAATGCGGATAAATTCATAAAATCTTGGGAGTTTTCCGAGAGCTTCAGAAATATCATCTTAGGCTTGGCAACATGTAAAAATTACGAATTATTGCTGAGTATTTTACAGGAATTTTCTGATGAAAGTGAAGCAGATGCTACTAATTCAACAAGTGAAAAATTTACTGACTGGTATGAAATTCTAGATGTTGAAATAGATGCAGACCCAATTGAAATAAAAAAAGCTTATAGGAAGGCAGCAAAGAAATACCATCCTGATAAAAACCCAGGAAACAAAGAGGCTGAAGAAAAATTCAAGAAAGCTGCTGAAGCTTATGATATATTATCAGATCCAGAAAAGAGAAAAGAATATGACAACAAACGAAATAACTATAAACAAAAACAATAA
- a CDS encoding NYN domain-containing protein: MEKLKIAVLIDGDNANPKIIEDTLSQIQNHGQLAIKRVYGDWSQPQLGCWKVIVNKHSIKTMQTFNYTKGKNSTDIALIIDAMDLLYSGKVNAFCIVSSDCDFTGLIHRIKENNLFTIGVGKVHSCSSFKNACDLFLFEENSMKKIELKKEINYIDPKEIIFKVKTNPLPGLKILGKIDPSVLKN, from the coding sequence ATGGAAAAACTAAAGATTGCAGTTTTAATTGATGGGGATAATGCAAATCCAAAAATTATTGAAGATACTTTATCGCAAATACAAAATCATGGCCAGCTTGCTATTAAAAGGGTTTATGGAGATTGGTCACAACCCCAGCTTGGATGCTGGAAAGTAATTGTTAATAAACATTCTATTAAGACCATGCAAACCTTCAATTATACAAAAGGGAAAAACTCAACAGATATAGCATTAATTATTGATGCGATGGATTTACTCTATAGTGGAAAAGTCAACGCCTTCTGCATTGTTTCTAGCGATTGTGATTTCACAGGCTTAATTCATAGAATCAAAGAAAACAATCTTTTTACAATCGGTGTCGGCAAGGTTCATTCATGTTCTTCATTTAAAAATGCATGCGACCTATTCCTTTTTGAAGAAAACAGTATGAAGAAAATTGAGCTAAAAAAGGAAATAAATTATATTGATCCGAAAGAAATAATTTTTAAAGTCAAAACAAATCCACTTCCCGGATTAAAGATATTAGGAAAAATAGACCCATCAGTTCTAAAGAACTAA
- a CDS encoding WYL domain-containing protein, producing MATNKQATIRYLVLDKCFRNTGRNYFLNDLLEACNVALHNNDSKSDGIKRRQLYEDIKFMESEAGWGIELFKGKEGKEVYYRYLDPNFSINNKGLNESESAQMKEALLILSRFKGMPQFEWVDEVVAKFESSFGLKKGAEKIIGFDENKDYTAVKHIGKLFESIHHEKVIKVTYKNFKQKNEYEVTLHPYYLKQYNNRWFCFGLNDSNKYLTNLALDRIIKIKDIRLKFIKNEDIDFNEYFEEVIGVTVQGDVQKVVLKIDKDLWPYIESKPLHGTQKIKKHDNDAVTISIEVKLNYELQSLLLSHGEKIEILEPKSFKELILERVKKIR from the coding sequence ATGGCAACCAATAAGCAAGCAACCATTCGATATTTAGTTTTAGATAAATGCTTTCGAAATACCGGTAGGAATTATTTTTTAAATGACCTGCTAGAAGCCTGTAATGTGGCTTTGCACAACAATGATTCAAAATCAGACGGCATTAAAAGGCGACAACTTTATGAGGATATTAAATTCATGGAAAGTGAAGCTGGATGGGGAATTGAATTATTTAAGGGTAAGGAAGGCAAAGAGGTTTACTACCGCTATTTGGATCCCAATTTTTCCATAAATAATAAGGGTTTAAATGAGTCTGAGTCAGCACAAATGAAAGAGGCTTTATTGATCCTTAGCCGATTTAAAGGTATGCCTCAATTTGAGTGGGTGGATGAGGTTGTTGCTAAATTTGAATCAAGCTTTGGTTTAAAGAAGGGAGCAGAAAAAATTATAGGCTTTGATGAAAACAAGGATTACACTGCAGTTAAACATATAGGTAAGCTATTTGAGAGCATTCATCACGAAAAGGTAATAAAGGTTACCTATAAGAATTTCAAACAAAAAAACGAATACGAAGTTACCCTTCACCCTTATTATTTAAAGCAATATAATAATCGCTGGTTTTGTTTTGGGCTCAATGATTCAAATAAATACCTGACGAATCTTGCATTAGATAGAATAATCAAAATTAAAGATATAAGACTCAAATTTATAAAGAATGAGGATATTGATTTTAATGAATACTTTGAAGAAGTTATTGGTGTAACGGTGCAAGGAGATGTGCAAAAGGTGGTCTTAAAAATTGACAAAGACTTATGGCCTTATATTGAATCTAAGCCGTTGCATGGTACACAAAAAATTAAGAAACACGATAATGATGCAGTAACAATTTCTATTGAAGTAAAACTCAATTATGAATTGCAATCTTTGTTACTCTCTCACGGAGAAAAAATTGAAATACTGGAACCCAAATCATTTAAAGAGCTTATTTTGGAGCGAGTAAAAAAAATTAGATAA